The Thermosynechococcus sp. genome has a segment encoding these proteins:
- a CDS encoding DUF3153 domain-containing protein: protein MVIQHQGQTGGSLTYTLTLPQPDPPFTEQVIQQARRLGGAVKERDKIHLQVTIPFDTSQQLATVLNRIGRVPYLPQVTAEADVFDQNLLLFVRERFRYDIDLRPLGIESRDQAVLVAPQSLLNFQLALETPWGARPIERPAMAKDTVVNPHVQRGGDRLTWTLMPGYLNHLEAVYWYPSPLGWGTLVIVSLLMLGSWLRTRLSGSA, encoded by the coding sequence ATGGTCATCCAGCATCAGGGACAAACTGGGGGGAGCCTAACCTACACGCTAACGCTGCCTCAGCCCGATCCGCCCTTTACTGAGCAGGTCATCCAGCAGGCGCGCCGCTTGGGGGGAGCGGTCAAGGAACGCGATAAAATCCATCTGCAGGTGACGATCCCCTTTGACACCAGCCAGCAATTGGCCACCGTCCTCAATCGCATTGGTCGCGTGCCCTATCTCCCCCAAGTCACTGCTGAGGCGGATGTTTTTGACCAGAACCTGTTGCTCTTTGTCCGGGAACGCTTTCGCTATGACATTGACCTGCGGCCGTTGGGTATTGAGTCCCGTGATCAAGCCGTTCTGGTGGCACCGCAGTCATTGCTGAATTTTCAGCTTGCCCTAGAAACCCCTTGGGGGGCACGCCCGATTGAACGCCCAGCCATGGCCAAGGACACAGTGGTGAACCCCCATGTTCAGCGGGGGGGCGATCGCCTGACTTGGACATTGATGCCCGGTTATCTCAATCACCTAGAGGCAGTCTATTGGTATCCCAGTCCCTTGGGGTGGGGTACCTTGGTCATTGTTAGCCTACTGATGTTGGGCAGTTGGCTGCGCACACGTCTTAGCGGTTCTGCCTAA
- the ilvC gene encoding ketol-acid reductoisomerase, with protein MARMYYDADAQLELLKDKTIAIIGYGSQGHAHALNLRDSGLNVVVGLYAGSRSAERARGDGLAVHPVAEAAKMADWIMVLLPDEVQRVVYEQEIAPHLQTGNVLSFAHGFNIHFGQIVPPASVDVVMIAPKGPGHLVRRTYTQGEGVPCLFAVYQNASGQARELAMAYAKGIGGTRAGILETTFREETETDLFGEQVVLCGGLSALIKAGFETLVEAGYQPELAYFECLHEVKLIVDLIVEGGLAKMRDSISNTAEYGDLTRGPRIITDETRAEMRKILHEIQTGQFAREFVLENMAGKPGFTAMRRREAEHPIEQVGQELRSMFSWLKRA; from the coding sequence ATGGCGCGCATGTATTACGACGCAGATGCCCAACTAGAACTCCTCAAGGACAAAACGATCGCCATTATTGGCTATGGCTCCCAAGGCCACGCCCATGCCCTCAACCTGCGGGATAGCGGTCTCAATGTTGTGGTGGGTCTCTATGCAGGCAGTCGTTCTGCAGAGCGCGCCCGTGGCGATGGTCTAGCGGTGCACCCCGTGGCGGAAGCTGCGAAAATGGCCGACTGGATTATGGTTCTGCTACCCGATGAAGTTCAGCGGGTTGTTTATGAACAGGAAATTGCCCCCCACCTGCAAACGGGGAATGTTCTCTCCTTTGCCCACGGCTTTAACATTCACTTTGGCCAAATTGTCCCCCCCGCGAGTGTGGATGTGGTGATGATAGCGCCGAAAGGTCCTGGTCACCTCGTTCGCCGCACCTATACGCAAGGGGAAGGGGTTCCCTGCCTATTTGCCGTCTATCAAAATGCCAGTGGTCAAGCCCGCGAGTTAGCCATGGCTTACGCCAAAGGGATTGGCGGCACCCGCGCCGGGATTCTTGAAACCACCTTCCGCGAAGAAACGGAAACCGATTTGTTTGGCGAGCAAGTGGTGCTCTGCGGGGGTCTCAGTGCTCTAATTAAGGCTGGTTTTGAAACCCTGGTCGAGGCGGGCTATCAGCCAGAGCTGGCCTATTTTGAGTGTCTCCATGAAGTGAAGCTGATCGTGGATTTGATTGTGGAAGGAGGGCTGGCCAAAATGCGGGACAGCATCTCCAACACTGCCGAATACGGCGATCTCACCCGTGGCCCACGGATTATTACCGACGAAACCCGCGCGGAAATGCGCAAAATCCTCCACGAGATTCAAACGGGTCAATTTGCCCGCGAGTTTGTGCTGGAAAATATGGCGGGTAAACCGGGCTTTACGGCGATGCGGCGCCGGGAGGCAGAACACCCCATTGAACAGGTGGGTCAAGAACTGCGCTCTATGTTTAGCTGGTTAAAACGGGCTTAA
- the ruvB gene encoding Holliday junction branch migration DNA helicase RuvB — MAIISSQNSPPERSRPPSVLSNQPTPEEQHSLAEDSLRPHSLQDYIGQQELKDILHIAVQAAKTRQEPLDHLLLYGPPGLGKTTIALILAAEMGVNCKVTSAPALERPRDIVGLLLNLQAGDILFIDEIHRLSRMTEELLYPAMEDFYLDLTVGKQQTARTRRLKLNRFTLVGATTRAGALTSPLRDRFGLVQRLRFYHPEELQQIVQRGAALLQTSITPEAALEIGRRSRGTPRIALRLLKRVRDYAAVKHDGRITLDVARAALELLHVDPVGLDESDRRLLRVMIESYQGGPVGIETLAAATGEDVQTIEEVYEPYLLQMGYLQRTPRGRVATPRAWQHLGYTAPESQLPLLSSPYDTAS; from the coding sequence ATGGCGATTATTTCGTCGCAAAATTCACCGCCAGAGCGATCGCGCCCCCCTTCCGTGCTCTCCAATCAACCCACCCCAGAGGAACAGCACTCCCTGGCAGAGGACTCCCTACGTCCTCACTCTTTACAGGACTACATTGGCCAGCAGGAACTAAAGGATATCCTGCACATTGCCGTCCAGGCAGCAAAGACACGCCAGGAACCCCTTGATCACCTGCTGCTCTATGGCCCGCCGGGCTTAGGCAAAACCACCATTGCCTTGATCTTGGCGGCAGAAATGGGGGTCAACTGTAAAGTGACCAGTGCCCCAGCTTTGGAACGCCCCCGCGACATTGTCGGTCTGCTGCTGAACCTGCAAGCGGGGGATATCCTCTTTATTGATGAGATTCACCGCCTCTCCCGCATGACCGAGGAACTCCTCTATCCAGCTATGGAGGATTTTTACCTTGATCTGACGGTGGGAAAACAGCAAACGGCACGCACACGACGGCTCAAACTCAATCGCTTTACCCTTGTGGGAGCAACTACCCGTGCTGGGGCTTTGACCTCGCCCTTGCGCGATCGCTTTGGCTTGGTGCAGCGGTTACGCTTTTATCATCCCGAAGAACTACAACAGATTGTCCAGCGGGGGGCAGCTCTCTTACAAACTTCCATCACCCCTGAAGCCGCTCTAGAAATTGGCCGGCGCAGTCGCGGTACGCCCCGCATTGCCCTGCGGCTTCTCAAGCGGGTACGGGACTATGCGGCTGTGAAGCACGATGGCAGGATTACGCTGGATGTGGCTAGGGCAGCCCTGGAACTGTTGCATGTGGATCCAGTAGGGTTGGATGAGAGCGATCGCCGCCTCCTCAGGGTGATGATTGAGTCCTATCAAGGGGGGCCAGTGGGAATTGAAACCCTTGCCGCCGCCACAGGCGAGGATGTGCAAACCATTGAAGAGGTCTATGAACCCTACCTTCTCCAGATGGGCTATCTGCAGCGGACACCCCGAGGTCGAGTCGCCACTCCCCGCGCTTGGCAACATCTAGGCTATACTGCACCAGAAAGCCAGTTGCCATTGTTGTCCAGTCCCTATGACACCGCGTCTTAA
- a CDS encoding peroxiredoxin: protein MSLKLGDVVPNFTQASSMGDINFYEWAGDSWVVLFSHPADYTPVCTTELGEVARLRPEFEKRNVKVLALSVDSVESHLGWIKDIEEVNNVKVDYPILADEDKKVSNLYDMIHPNSLNNLTVRTVFIIDPQKRLRLTMTYPASTGRNFAEILRVIDSLQLTDNYSVATPANWQEGQECVIVPSLSDEEAKQKFPKGFNAVKPYLRLTPQPNK from the coding sequence ATGAGCCTAAAACTTGGGGATGTCGTACCCAACTTTACCCAAGCCTCCTCCATGGGAGACATCAACTTCTACGAGTGGGCAGGGGATAGTTGGGTTGTCCTGTTTTCTCATCCAGCGGATTATACCCCCGTTTGCACGACAGAACTGGGCGAAGTGGCGCGGTTACGCCCAGAATTTGAGAAGCGCAATGTCAAAGTCTTGGCTCTGAGTGTCGATAGTGTGGAGTCCCACCTCGGCTGGATCAAAGACATCGAAGAAGTGAACAACGTCAAGGTGGATTACCCGATTTTGGCCGACGAAGACAAAAAAGTCTCCAACCTCTACGACATGATCCACCCCAACTCCCTGAATAATCTGACGGTGCGCACGGTCTTTATCATTGACCCCCAAAAACGCCTGCGCCTGACCATGACCTATCCTGCCAGCACAGGCCGCAACTTTGCCGAGATTCTGCGGGTCATTGATTCGCTGCAACTGACGGACAACTACAGTGTGGCAACCCCGGCCAACTGGCAAGAGGGTCAAGAGTGCGTGATTGTGCCTTCCCTCAGCGATGAAGAAGCGAAGCAGAAGTTTCCCAAGGGCTTCAATGCCGTTAAACCCTATCTGCGCTTGACACCTCAACCTAACAAATAG
- the hisD gene encoding histidinol dehydrogenase gives MLRIITQLTDLRAELRRICDRTDSGEMSEQQATVEAILRRVAQEGDRALIEYTAQFDHIDLTPETLRVKGDELDAAYQQVSKELLDAIRLAKQQIEAFHRQRVPKSWVQFGEDGVVLGKRYTAVDAAGLYVPGGRAAYPSTVLMNAIPAQVAGVQRIVMVTPPGQGKGINPAVLVAAQEAGIQEIYRVGGAQAIAALAYGTETIPRVDVITGPGNLYVMLAKKQIYGRVGIDSLAGPSEVLIIADEAAHPTQIAADLLAQAEHDPLAAAILLTPSLSLANAVVTAVNEQLADHPRRVLTEKAIAHYGLIGIVETLEQAVELSNSFAPEHLELEVEDPWSLVEQVRHAGAIFLGYSTPEAVGDYLAGPNHTLPTSGAARYASALGVETFLKHSSIIQYTPAALRKQGGAIMTLAETEGLISHRDSVRLRLEP, from the coding sequence ATGTTGCGGATCATTACCCAGTTAACAGACCTACGCGCTGAACTACGCCGCATTTGCGATCGCACCGATAGCGGGGAGATGAGCGAACAACAGGCTACTGTTGAGGCAATTTTGCGCCGTGTGGCCCAAGAAGGCGATCGCGCCCTCATTGAGTACACCGCCCAGTTCGATCACATTGACCTCACCCCCGAAACATTACGGGTGAAAGGGGATGAACTGGATGCCGCTTACCAACAGGTGTCCAAAGAACTCCTAGATGCAATTCGCCTCGCCAAGCAACAAATTGAAGCCTTTCACCGCCAGCGAGTGCCTAAAAGTTGGGTGCAATTTGGCGAAGATGGCGTTGTCCTAGGCAAACGCTACACTGCCGTTGACGCGGCCGGACTTTATGTGCCGGGAGGACGGGCGGCCTATCCGAGTACAGTTTTAATGAATGCCATTCCCGCTCAGGTGGCCGGTGTGCAGCGGATTGTCATGGTCACGCCCCCCGGTCAAGGCAAAGGTATTAACCCTGCGGTTCTCGTTGCCGCCCAAGAAGCCGGAATTCAAGAGATTTATCGCGTTGGTGGCGCCCAAGCCATTGCCGCCCTTGCCTACGGCACAGAAACAATTCCGCGGGTGGACGTCATCACTGGGCCGGGAAACCTGTATGTGATGCTTGCCAAAAAGCAGATCTATGGCCGTGTTGGCATTGACTCCCTTGCGGGGCCATCGGAGGTCTTAATCATTGCTGATGAGGCGGCCCATCCTACTCAGATTGCGGCTGATCTGCTGGCTCAAGCGGAACATGATCCCCTTGCAGCGGCCATTTTACTTACACCGAGTCTTTCCCTTGCCAACGCAGTGGTAACAGCCGTGAATGAACAGTTGGCTGACCATCCCCGCCGTGTCCTCACTGAGAAGGCGATCGCCCACTACGGCCTCATTGGTATTGTTGAAACCCTCGAACAGGCAGTCGAGCTGTCCAATAGCTTTGCTCCGGAGCATCTAGAACTGGAAGTTGAAGACCCTTGGAGCCTTGTGGAGCAGGTGCGCCATGCCGGTGCCATTTTCCTGGGCTATTCCACTCCTGAAGCGGTTGGTGACTATCTGGCGGGCCCGAATCACACTCTGCCTACTTCTGGTGCTGCCCGCTATGCTTCTGCCTTGGGCGTAGAAACCTTCTTGAAACACTCCAGTATCATTCAATACACCCCTGCCGCCTTACGCAAACAGGGAGGAGCAATCATGACTCTCGCTGAAACGGAAGGCCTGATTTCCCACCGTGACTCCGTGCGTCTGCGCCTTGAACCTTAG
- a CDS encoding ArsA-related P-loop ATPase, producing the protein MTRIVTLLGGTAEQQTALGLAIAQWFAGQQQRTLLAVPSPATSLQFLIGSSEQVIGWQPKLLSERLAIAELLATESLNAAWQELSRLVEPYLPQELVGKVYAAELVILPGMDTLLTLNALRVHYSSGEYDVIVYAGGNSQDTLRLIGLPQGLAWYYRRFQRLLDQVDLNAIANAIGGPIASAIMAANIDTQKVRERFAEAKEWVDRGVKIAADPQRLSVCLLTDTTAISTAQTQWLWGSAQQVNVPISEVFCMGEPTPEVSRTFAPLRISVLPKDWSNWQRLVSYLPDLNELGVAPAPHEFDETQQQVRIFLPGFRKEQVKLSEFSGELTVEAGDQRRHIELPPSLKGKPVRGGKFEAPYLIVSF; encoded by the coding sequence ATGACACGCATTGTTACCCTCCTAGGAGGAACCGCAGAACAACAAACAGCACTGGGTCTGGCCATTGCCCAGTGGTTTGCTGGGCAACAGCAGCGAACCTTACTAGCGGTGCCGAGTCCAGCCACTTCCTTGCAATTCCTGATCGGCAGTTCAGAGCAGGTGATTGGTTGGCAGCCCAAATTGCTATCGGAGAGATTGGCGATCGCGGAGCTGCTGGCCACTGAAAGTCTCAACGCGGCATGGCAAGAACTCAGCCGTTTAGTAGAACCCTATTTGCCCCAAGAGCTGGTGGGTAAAGTTTATGCGGCGGAATTAGTGATCTTGCCAGGGATGGATACCTTACTCACGTTGAATGCCCTGCGTGTGCACTACAGCAGCGGCGAGTACGATGTGATTGTCTATGCTGGGGGCAACAGTCAGGATACACTGCGGCTGATTGGCTTACCCCAGGGGCTAGCGTGGTACTATCGCCGATTTCAACGTTTGTTGGATCAAGTGGATCTGAACGCGATCGCGAACGCTATTGGCGGACCGATCGCCAGCGCAATTATGGCTGCCAATATTGACACGCAAAAAGTTCGAGAGCGCTTTGCTGAGGCGAAGGAGTGGGTTGATCGCGGTGTGAAAATTGCCGCAGATCCTCAGCGCCTATCGGTGTGTCTGCTCACGGATACCACAGCGATCTCAACCGCACAAACGCAATGGTTATGGGGCAGTGCCCAACAGGTGAATGTGCCCATTTCTGAGGTCTTTTGTATGGGGGAACCCACACCAGAAGTCAGCCGCACGTTTGCACCGCTACGTATTTCAGTTCTTCCTAAAGACTGGAGCAACTGGCAACGTCTTGTTTCCTATCTTCCGGACTTGAATGAGCTAGGAGTCGCACCGGCTCCCCATGAGTTTGATGAGACGCAACAACAGGTGCGCATTTTTCTACCGGGATTTCGCAAAGAGCAGGTGAAACTCAGCGAGTTTAGTGGGGAACTGACGGTGGAAGCTGGCGATCAGCGGCGCCACATTGAACTGCCCCCTAGCCTCAAGGGCAAGCCCGTTCGCGGGGGTAAATTTGAAGCCCCCTACTTGATCGTCAGTTTCTAA
- a CDS encoding DUF29 family protein encodes MSTPQNSILGHKTEILPARLATRSDELNFRLPIPEILEASSILISFLQEVFIKQYRNGRKLFLNASGVTPHAIPDAPEFTLEQALAENWLPRPPDANSEGAAL; translated from the coding sequence GTGAGCACCCCTCAAAATTCAATACTGGGACACAAAACAGAAATACTGCCTGCCAGGTTGGCAACCAGAAGTGACGAATTGAATTTTAGATTGCCTATTCCGGAAATACTTGAAGCCAGCTCTATCCTGATATCTTTTTTGCAGGAAGTTTTCATCAAACAATATCGCAATGGCAGAAAACTCTTTCTCAACGCCAGTGGGGTGACTCCCCATGCGATTCCTGACGCCCCCGAGTTTACCCTTGAACAAGCCCTGGCTGAGAATTGGCTGCCTCGGCCACCTGATGCGAACTCCGAAGGGGCAGCATTGTGA
- the mnmA gene encoding tRNA 2-thiouridine(34) synthase MnmA, which produces MSDLPAVVVGLSGGVDSSVAIASLKAQGYPVVGLTLWLMKGKGQCCSEGLVDAARLCEELGVPHHIVDSREIFEKYIVNYLISGYASGVTPLPCSQCNRLVKFGPMLAYSREQLGIDYIATGHYAQVKYNPLSDRYELWRAVDRHKDQSYFLYDLPQEILAHVLFPLGQQTKAETRALAAKYGLHTASKPESQDLCLIEAHGSMGQFLDQYLPSQQGEIVDVHGRVLGYHRGIHHYTIGQRKGLGIAAPEPLYVVALDREHNRVIVGDRATAGRRECTVARVNWVSIPPPKEPMTATVQIRYRTPPVPVTIIPDANAEQVQLEFAEPQFGVTPGQAAVWYAGDRLLGGGIIQPVATPTPHPLEATATHV; this is translated from the coding sequence ATGTCCGACTTACCGGCGGTTGTTGTCGGCCTTTCCGGCGGTGTGGATAGTTCTGTTGCCATTGCCAGCCTCAAAGCGCAAGGGTACCCCGTTGTGGGTCTGACGCTCTGGCTGATGAAGGGTAAGGGGCAGTGCTGCTCTGAGGGGCTAGTGGATGCGGCGCGCCTTTGTGAGGAGCTGGGAGTCCCTCACCACATCGTGGATAGCCGCGAAATTTTTGAGAAATATATTGTGAACTACCTGATCAGTGGTTATGCCAGTGGGGTGACACCGCTCCCCTGTTCCCAATGCAACCGTTTGGTGAAGTTTGGGCCGATGCTGGCCTATAGCCGGGAGCAACTGGGGATTGACTACATTGCGACGGGGCATTATGCCCAAGTGAAGTACAACCCTCTCAGCGATCGCTATGAACTGTGGCGAGCCGTGGATCGCCATAAGGATCAAAGTTACTTTCTCTATGATCTGCCCCAAGAGATCCTCGCTCATGTGCTTTTCCCCCTTGGTCAGCAAACAAAGGCTGAGACCCGTGCCCTGGCGGCCAAGTATGGTCTGCACACAGCTAGTAAGCCGGAAAGCCAAGATCTCTGTCTGATTGAAGCCCATGGATCCATGGGCCAATTCTTGGATCAGTATCTGCCCAGTCAGCAGGGGGAGATTGTGGATGTCCATGGCCGGGTGCTGGGGTACCATCGGGGGATTCACCACTATACGATTGGCCAGCGCAAAGGCTTGGGAATCGCCGCACCTGAGCCCCTGTATGTGGTGGCTTTGGATCGAGAACACAATCGCGTTATTGTGGGCGATCGCGCCACCGCCGGCCGGCGGGAGTGTACCGTGGCACGGGTGAACTGGGTCTCGATACCACCTCCTAAAGAACCTATGACAGCCACAGTGCAAATTCGCTATCGCACCCCCCCTGTGCCGGTGACTATCATTCCCGACGCCAATGCTGAACAGGTACAATTAGAGTTTGCTGAACCGCAATTTGGAGTAACGCCAGGGCAAGCGGCGGTTTGGTATGCGGGCGATCGCCTGTTGGGGGGCGGCATTATCCAGCCCGTTGCGACACCGACACCGCACCCCCTAGAAGCAACAGCCACCCACGTTTGA
- a CDS encoding DNA-directed RNA polymerase subunit omega — protein MQKRLHYSSLEINRRAEELIKHSANRYRITVQIANRAKQRRGLEASEDLDDLPLKPVIRAIIEMSDEIAQPELLADS, from the coding sequence ATGCAAAAGCGCCTTCATTACTCCTCTTTGGAAATTAATCGTCGGGCGGAAGAGTTGATTAAGCACTCCGCCAATCGCTATCGGATTACGGTGCAAATTGCCAACCGGGCTAAACAGCGGCGGGGGCTAGAGGCCAGTGAAGATCTGGATGATCTGCCCCTAAAGCCGGTGATCCGTGCCATTATCGAAATGTCCGATGAAATTGCCCAACCAGAGTTGCTGGCAGATTCCTAG
- a CDS encoding RNA-binding protein, which yields MSIYVGNLSYTATQEDLEAVFAEYGSVKQVYLPVDRETGRKRGFGFVEMSSDAEEDAAIADLDGAEWMGRQLKVNKARPREAMGGGNHRYSRNR from the coding sequence ATGTCTATTTATGTCGGCAACCTTTCCTACACGGCTACCCAAGAAGACCTAGAGGCCGTTTTTGCCGAGTACGGTTCCGTCAAACAGGTCTATTTACCGGTAGATCGGGAAACAGGCCGTAAGCGGGGCTTTGGTTTTGTAGAAATGTCCAGCGATGCTGAAGAAGACGCGGCGATCGCCGATCTCGACGGTGCCGAGTGGATGGGACGGCAACTCAAAGTCAACAAAGCACGTCCCCGCGAAGCCATGGGTGGTGGCAACCATCGTTATTCCCGTAATCGCTAA